The genomic interval GAAATCCTTTCTATTGCCCACACAGCTTATTGACCGTGCGAAACCAGAGTTAGGTAAATTAAAGCCTACTTCTATCAATTACGGGCAGAAAAATGAAGCGGCTACCGTGAATTCTCTAAACCGTAAAAAAGGGACAAGCCTGGTTATTTATATGAATCCTTACACCGCTGAGATCATTCATATTGACCGCAGGAACAAAAGAAGTAATGCTGATTTCTTCAGTTTTATCCTGAATGGACACCGCACACTCTGGATGGGCAAAACAGGTTCAAAAATAATCGGAGCTGGCGTACTGGTTTTTGTAGTTTTATTGATCTCCGGAATTGTTTTATGGTGGCCTAAAAAGTGGATCAGATCCATACGTGATCAAAGTTTTAAAATTAAATGGAGTGGCAGTTTTAAACGCGTCAACTATGATCTGCATAAGGTTGCAGGGTTTTATGTTTTTCTTGTCTTACTTTTAATTTCATTAACAGGCCTTGTTTACAGTTACAAATGGTACAGTAAATCTTTGTACTGGGTAACTTCAGGTGGCAGGTCTTTAGAAGCCAAACCAAGACCGCTATCGGATACGACTACAAATGCTGTGTTTCAGCCAAAAAATATAGATAAAATTTACAGTAAGCTGGTCACAACCGATCAGGCCTCAGGGATGTTTATTACGCTTCCTGCAAAAGCTTCGGATGCTATAGGTTTCATTGTTTATTTAAAAGCAGGAACATTTTATAAAGCAGACAGGTACGCTTTCGATCAATACACAATGAAACAGTTTGCAGGCAACTCTCCCCTGCTGGGAAAATATGAGGATGCCAGTATCCCTGATAAAATCAGAAGAATTAACTATGATTTACACGTAGGCTCAGTGATGGGGCTTCCAACAAAAATTATTGCTTTTTTAGCCAGTCTGATCTCTGCGAGTTTACCTGTTACCGGATTTTTAGTTTGGTACGGTAAGAAATTCAAAAAGAAAAAAGGGAAGAAACCACTGGTTCAGGAAAAGATGGTTTTGAAAAAGACAACTGCTCCCTGGAAGCTTAAAAAGATAAGGGCTGCAGCTATGCAGGAGCCTGTTGTTTAGCTGAATTCAGCATTAGTATTTTACTGAAACTATCCAAAAATCATTTCCTTCACTCCCTTTTTTGCTAAGCTTCAATCTGCTTATTATTTATTTTAATTTTCCTTTAAATATGTTTTGCAACTATGTTGCAAATAACTATCTTAGCATTGTTGCAACCGGGGATAAGCCAAAAACCCGTTATCACAGCAGGCATTATACTTAATTAAATTTGATGAACCATTGTGGCTCGTCCATGGTGCTTCATGAACATTAAACAAATTATAATCTTATGAAAAATCAATCAGAAAAAATCAAGTTAAATCTTGAAGATCTTCAATTAGAAAGTTTTGTAACCAGTATTGACAGTGAAGTTGCTATGCGTTTATCGGGCGGTTTAGGTAATGTATCAGAACCAACACATACTGAACCTACCGATGACCACCATACACCTGCCATTAAGTGTACGACAGTTATCTGCTAGTTTAAATCCAATTTGTTTACAAAAGAGGGCCGGTTTCCGGCCCTCTTTTTATACTTGTTCTTTTAACCCGATCATTCCACTGATGATCAGGGATCTCATTTGTAAAAGGATTCTTTCGCGTAATACTGTAGTTTCCAGTCTCAGCTGTGCGTTTCCTGAGAAATCCCCTAAGATTAAGCTGATCAGTTCCTGTCCCGTCACAGCCTGCTGATTCAGATAATTCAGAATCAACGTACTCAGCTGACCAATGTAAACCGTATTTACACCGTTCTCTTCAGACATAAATAATGCAGCCTGATAGGTTTGTAAGAGTCCAAGAACCTTTTTAAGTTTGATACTCAACGGATAAAAACATACATGATCATTGAGCTTGAATGATAAACTACACAATTCTTCGTTAGTTACTATAGACAACTGATTCGCCTGACCCAGAATAAATTCCTTCTTCTTTTTATAACATAAATGGCCTTTATGTAATTTCCACCTGATCGCCAGTTTATGCTCAAAGTCAAATACTTCAGCAATTCCAGATACTTCAGGCTCAGACAATCCGTTAATCTTTTGATAAAGCTTCTCCTCAAACTCATTGAAGTCTTCCGCTTGAAATTTCAGCATAAAACAGGGTTCAAACTGATCTAAAAGGTAAATTGTCTGCTTATAATACGTGGAGAAAATCCGTTGCTTAATGGCAAACTTATTATGACTGACTACCGCAGCCGGTGCTTTTCCGCTGGGGGGCAATACGGGATAAGCTACACTATCCATTCCCTTATTCAACAATTGCAACAATAGATAACCAACTCCAGATTTGCCAGATAATAGTCCATAATCAAATTGATTAGCAGAAATGTAAGTATTATAGCTCCGTTTGCGTGTATATTGAACGCCCGCCCGATCAGCAACTGATAAAATTAACTCATTATAATTTTTATGTTGCTGATCAGCAAATCTGGATAGAAAAGGTAATAGCCCCATATATCCGCTACAGAACGTAAAATCAGTACGGTGCATCTTTTCCAGGTCCTTTAAACATTTTTTCATCACCAGCTGACATTGCTGAAGGTAAATTTCCTTTCCAGTCAGTTCATAAGCATATAACCTGGCCAGACCAATTCCACCAGCACCATGTGCCCAGGAATTTACTTTGTTCATTTCCGGAATAAACACATTCAGATCCCAATGGTGCGCATCTGGCAGGCCCAATCTGAATTTCCCCAACCTCAAATCCAGCCAGTTTCCAGAACCGGGATGAAAATATTGCATCTCATAAGCCAATGCTTGTTCAGCAAGGTAAATTAAGCCATCATTTTTAAAATAATTGCCCACCTGCATTAAAGCATAAGCAATTCCTGATGCCCCATGAGA from Pedobacter sp. WC2423 carries:
- a CDS encoding lanthionine synthetase LanC family protein; the encoded protein is MHSFTSLQIERIHKQLAQLKSDLLASSRRDEAGVYWQSPFYETADKFSFQTTFDIFNGNSGIALFYIGLFELSGNTEDLKFAADIMNKVLKEEAVLKPRSFGFYTGITGVIYVCIKLYEHHKDEKYLSHASRLLLAHQENIVDCTVKADLLSGYCGSLLVITLLYHHLRTKNLLMIIHQLIDRVIKEARISAAGLKWDYNQSKSSFDSLAGFSHGASGIAYALMQVGNYFKNDGLIYLAEQALAYEMQYFHPGSGNWLDLRLGKFRLGLPDAHHWDLNVFIPEMNKVNSWAHGAGGIGLARLYAYELTGKEIYLQQCQLVMKKCLKDLEKMHRTDFTFCSGYMGLLPFLSRFADQQHKNYNELILSVADRAGVQYTRKRSYNTYISANQFDYGLLSGKSGVGYLLLQLLNKGMDSVAYPVLPPSGKAPAAVVSHNKFAIKQRIFSTYYKQTIYLLDQFEPCFMLKFQAEDFNEFEEKLYQKINGLSEPEVSGIAEVFDFEHKLAIRWKLHKGHLCYKKKKEFILGQANQLSIVTNEELCSLSFKLNDHVCFYPLSIKLKKVLGLLQTYQAALFMSEENGVNTVYIGQLSTLILNYLNQQAVTGQELISLILGDFSGNAQLRLETTVLRERILLQMRSLIISGMIGLKEQV
- a CDS encoding pinensin family lanthipeptide, coding for MKNQSEKIKLNLEDLQLESFVTSIDSEVAMRLSGGLGNVSEPTHTEPTDDHHTPAIKCTTVIC
- a CDS encoding PepSY-associated TM helix domain-containing protein yields the protein MTLKKINAWLHLWLGLGSGLIVFIVSITGCIYVFEKEIRSFYQPWQFVQPQEKSFLLPTQLIDRAKPELGKLKPTSINYGQKNEAATVNSLNRKKGTSLVIYMNPYTAEIIHIDRRNKRSNADFFSFILNGHRTLWMGKTGSKIIGAGVLVFVVLLISGIVLWWPKKWIRSIRDQSFKIKWSGSFKRVNYDLHKVAGFYVFLVLLLISLTGLVYSYKWYSKSLYWVTSGGRSLEAKPRPLSDTTTNAVFQPKNIDKIYSKLVTTDQASGMFITLPAKASDAIGFIVYLKAGTFYKADRYAFDQYTMKQFAGNSPLLGKYEDASIPDKIRRINYDLHVGSVMGLPTKIIAFLASLISASLPVTGFLVWYGKKFKKKKGKKPLVQEKMVLKKTTAPWKLKKIRAAAMQEPVV